TCCTGGTAAACTGTCGGCAACATACAAACGTAATAAATGCCAATCTCGCGCTTGATTTTTCAGCAAAGCTTGGTAAGTCAAAGCGACAGCTTCGGTCAGCTTTTTTCCTGCCGCCAATGCTTGATATAATGCTTCCGCAGCCGCAGTTGCGTCGCTATCGAGGACTTTTTGTCCCCAACCGAGAACTGCTTTTGCGCCGCAGTTGAGTAATGATTCCGCCATTGAAGGAATAGCGCCTGCTTGATTTGCTTGACCGGAGCGACACCCAGAGAGGAAAATTAGTTTAGGTAGTCGAAATTGCAGTTCTGTGGCGATATCTTCGGCACTGGCGTAGTTAGCCTCACCTGTTTCGGTTTCGGTAATGAAACGCGGTTCGTTGTCTTGGAAAGTTGCGTGTCCCGTGAGGTGGAGAACATCAAAATAGTTTTCTTCGTAGTCAGCCACCAAGTAACCCAACTCGGACAAACAACCGCTTTCTTCGACTTTCAAGGATAAAGGTTGTCTGGCTGTGGCGGTGAGAATGCTTCCTTCTTCTGCCTCAAAATCCAGGACTGGTTGGACATTTAACGGCGAAGTTGCCATAAATAAGAGATTTAGCGCCCGATTTTGCGGTTCTGCGACTACAGACAACTGTTTGCTAGCTGTGGTTAACCACCGTACCGGAATCATTGCCGGGAATTTCTCGACTAAAAAGCTAACCTCGTCGTGGAGAATTTCCCACGGTAAATGTGCTAATTTCCCGGCTGCGGAAATCGCCAAAACTACGCCTTCGCGCCGAAATTGCTGTAAAAATTGGTGCAACCAGCGATCTTCACCATCGAGCCAATTGTATAATTTTTTACCCGTAA
The window above is part of the Oscillatoria salina IIICB1 genome. Proteins encoded here:
- a CDS encoding CHAT domain-containing protein, with protein sequence MRILHLDLKLPTDNYAELRYFCDNPNQYQSRRLPLAQIAELIAVAEQDYYVRLAVDYRITGKKLYNWLDGEDRWLHQFLQQFRREGVVLAISAAGKLAHLPWEILHDEVSFLVEKFPAMIPVRWLTTASKQLSVVAEPQNRALNLLFMATSPLNVQPVLDFEAEEGSILTATARQPLSLKVEESGCLSELGYLVADYEENYFDVLHLTGHATFQDNEPRFITETETGEANYASAEDIATELQFRLPKLIFLSGCRSGQANQAGAIPSMAESLLNCGAKAVLGWGQKVLDSDATAAAEALYQALAAGKKLTEAVALTYQALLKNQARDWHLLRLYVADSLPGNLVTPLRTRGRKPAPPQSITTEFLDGAGQVKVATRESFVGRRRQLQSCLRVLLEPTELVGVLIHGMGGL